A region of Arabidopsis thaliana chromosome 5, partial sequence DNA encodes the following proteins:
- the AAP6 gene encoding amino acid permease 6 (amino acid permease 6 (AAP6); FUNCTIONS IN: acidic amino acid transmembrane transporter activity, neutral amino acid transmembrane transporter activity, amino acid transmembrane transporter activity; INVOLVED IN: response to water deprivation, response to salt stress, aspartate transport, tryptophan transport; LOCATED IN: plasma membrane, membrane; EXPRESSED IN: 22 plant structures; EXPRESSED DURING: 13 growth stages; CONTAINS InterPro DOMAIN/s: Amino acid transporter, transmembrane (InterPro:IPR013057); BEST Arabidopsis thaliana protein match is: amino acid permease 1 (TAIR:AT1G58360.1); Has 1807 Blast hits to 1807 proteins in 277 species: Archae - 0; Bacteria - 0; Metazoa - 736; Fungi - 347; Plants - 385; Viruses - 0; Other Eukaryotes - 339 (source: NCBI BLink).): MEKKKSMFVEQSFPEHEIGDTNKNFDEDGRDKRTGTWMTGSAHIITAVIGSGVLSLAWAIAQLGWVAGPAVLMAFSFITYFTSTMLADCYRSPDPVTGKRNYTYMEVVRSYLGGRKVQLCGLAQYGNLIGITIGYTITASISMVAVKRSNCFHKNGHNVKCATSNTPFMIIFAIIQIILSQIPNFHNLSWLSILAAVMSFCYASIGVGLSIAKAAGGGEHVRTTLTGVTVGIDVSGAEKIWRTFQAIGDIAFAYAYSTVLIEIQDTLKAGPPSENKAMKRASLVGVSTTTFFYMLCGCVGYAAFGNDAPGNFLTGFGFYEPFWLIDFANVCIAVHLIGAYQVFCQPIFQFVESQSAKRWPDNKFITGEYKIHVPCCGDFSINFLRLVWRTSYVVVTAVVAMIFPFFNDFLGLIGAASFWPLTVYFPIEMHIAQKKIPKFSFTWTWLKILSWTCFIVSLVAAAGSVQGLIQSLKDFKPFQAP; encoded by the exons atggagaagaagaagagcatgTTCGTTGAACAGAGCTTCCCGGAGCATGAAATTGGCGATACTAACAAAAACTTTGACGAGGATGGCCGCGACAAAAGAACTG GGACATGGATGACCGGGAGTGCACACATAATAACGGCCGTGATAGGGTCGGGAGTGTTGTCTTTGGCGTGGGCAATCGCACAACTTGGATGGGTGGCAGGACCCGCCGTACTAATggctttttctttcataacaTATTTTACATCAACCATGCTTGCCGATTGTTACCGTTCCCCTGACCCTGTTACCGGCAAACGCAACTACACCTACATGGAAGTTGTCCGATCCTATCTAG GAGGAAGAAAAGTGCAATTATGTGGATTGGCTCAATACGGGAATCTGATTGGAATAACAATCGGCTACACAATCACAGCTTCAATTAGCATGgt GGCAGTGAAGAGGTCGAATTGTTTCCACAAAAATGGGCATAATGTTAAATGTGCCACTTCAAACACTCCCTTCATGATCATATTTGCAATCATCCAAATTATTCTTAGCCAAATCCCAAATTTCCATAACCTCTCTTGGCTCTCCATTCTTGCGGCCGTAATGTCCTTTTGTTATGCCTCCATCGGTGTTGGTCTCTCCATCGCCAAAGCGGCgg GTGGCGGTGAGCACGTAAGAACAACACTGACAGGAGTTACGGTCGGGATTGATGTATCGGGTGCCGAGAAAATATGGAGAACGTTCCAAGCGATTGGGGACATTGCATTTGCCTACGCATACTCAACTGTTCTCATTGAAATACAG GACACCTTGAAAGCAGGTCCTCCATCGGAGAACAAAGCCATGAAAAGAGCAAGCCTTGTGGGTGTCTCCACAACAACCTTCTTCTACATGTTATGCGGTTGTGTTGGTTACGCTGCCTTTGGAAATGATGCTCCTGGAAATTTCCTAactggttttggtttctatgAGCCATTCTGGCTAATCGACTTTGCCAATGTCTGCATCGCCGTGCACCTTATCGGCGCCTACCAAGTCTTTTGTCAACCAATTTTTCAGTTCGTAGAGAGCCAGAGCGCGAAACGTTGGCCTGATAACAAGTTTATTACAGGAGAATACAAAATCCATGTCCCTTGCTGTGGTGATTTTAGTATCAACTTCCTCAGATTGGTATGGAGGACTTCATATGTTGTGGTCACCGCGGTTGTAGCCATGATCTTCCCTTTCTTCAACGATTTCTTGGGTCTTATTGGAGCAGCTTCCTTCTGGCCTTTGACTGTTTACTTTCCCATTGAGATGCATATTGCTCAGAAGAAGATACCGAAATTCTCTTTCACTTGGACTTGGTTAAAAATCTTGAGTTGGACTTGTTTCATTGTGTCCCTCGTTGCTGCAGCCGGATCAGTGCAAGGACTCATACAAAGTCTCAAGGATTTCAAGCCTTTCCAGGCTCCTTAG
- a CDS encoding uncharacterized protein (unknown protein; Has 1807 Blast hits to 1807 proteins in 277 species: Archae - 0; Bacteria - 0; Metazoa - 736; Fungi - 347; Plants - 385; Viruses - 0; Other Eukaryotes - 339 (source: NCBI BLink).): protein MTTCSKEKPTKPSYRNCERQIASGRPDKTQHQSLTNRNTDKEGKRLHPIPRNHEPLEPSHTIADGDKETG from the coding sequence ATGACCACATGTTCCAAAGAGAAGCCTACTAAACCTTCCTATAGAAACTGTGAACGCCAGATAGCATCAGGAAGACCAGATAAGACACAACACCAAAGCCTAACCAATCGCAACACCGACAAGGAAGGCAAAAGGCTTCACCCGATACCAAGGAATCATGAACCACTAGAGCCAAGTCACACCATAGCAGACGGAGATAAAGAGACAGGCTAG
- the XK-2 gene encoding xylulose kinase-2 (xylulose kinase-2 (XK-2); FUNCTIONS IN: xylulokinase activity; INVOLVED IN: xylulose metabolic process; LOCATED IN: cytosol; EXPRESSED IN: 23 plant structures; EXPRESSED DURING: 13 growth stages; CONTAINS InterPro DOMAIN/s: Carbohydrate kinase, FGGY (InterPro:IPR000577), Carbohydrate kinase, FGGY, N-terminal (InterPro:IPR018484), Carbohydrate kinase, FGGY, C-terminal (InterPro:IPR018485); Has 35333 Blast hits to 34131 proteins in 2444 species: Archae - 798; Bacteria - 22429; Metazoa - 974; Fungi - 991; Plants - 531; Viruses - 0; Other Eukaryotes - 9610 (source: NCBI BLink).), with translation MADLSLPPDSLFLGFDSSTQSMKATVLDSNLNIIKTELVHFDSDLPQYKTKDGVYRDTTVNGRIVSPTLMWVEAFDLILQKLSNANFDFAKVIAVSGSGQQHGSVYWSKGSSEVLRSLDSKRSLKEQLENAFSVKESPIWMDSSTTLQCKEIENAVGGAMELSKITGSRAYERFTGPQIRKLFMTQGEVYKSTERISLVSSFMASLLVGDYACIDETDAAGMNLMDIEKRCWSKAALEATATGLEEKLGKLAPAYATAGSISQYFVQRFGFEKNCVVVQWSGDNPNSLAGLTLSTPGDLAISLGTSDTVFGITKELQPSLEGHVLPNPVDPESYMVMLVYKNASLTREEIRDRCAEGSWDVFNKYLQQTQPLNNGKLGFYYTENEILPPLPVGSHRYILENFSGESLEGVKEQEVGEFDPPSEGID, from the exons ATGGCggatctctctcttcctcccGATTCCCTCTTCCTCGGCTTCGACAGCTCTACCCA GTCAATGAAAGCAACTGTGTTGGATTCGAACCTGAACATTATCAAAACCGAACTCGTTCATTTCGATTCTGATCTTCCtcaatacaaaaccaaagacgGGGTTTACAGAGACACTACTGTAAACGGAAGAATCGTATCTCCAACTCTCATGTGGGTCGAAGCATTTGATCTCATTCTCCAGAAGCTCTCTAACGCCAATTTCGATTTCGCCAAAGTTATCGCTGTTTCAGGCAGCGGGCAACAACACGGTAGTGTGTATTGGTCAAAAGGTAGTTCTGAGGTATTGAGATCATTGGATTCAAAGAGATCATTGAAAGAACAACTCGAAAACGCTTTTTCGGTTAAGGAATCTCCTATATGGATGGATAGTAGTACTACATTGCAATGTAAAGAGATTGAGAATGCTGTTGGTGGAGCTATGGAGTTGTCGAAGATCACTGGCTCTCGTGCTTATGAGCGGTTTACTGGTCCGCAGATACGGAAGCTTTTTATGACTCAGGGGGAGGTGTATAAGAGCACGGAGAGGATTTCGCTTGTTAGCTCTTTTATGGCGTCTTTGTTGGTTGGAGATTATGCTTGTATTGATGAAACTGATGCTGCTGGGATGAATTTGATGGATATTGAGAAACGTTGTTGGTCTAAAGCTGCGTTAGAG GCTACAGCGACAGGTTTGGAGGAGAAACTTGGGAAGTTAGCTCCAGCTTATGCTACTGCTGGTTCTATTTCTCAGTATTTTGTTCAGAG GTTCGGTTTTGAAAAGAACTGTGTGGTTGTGCAGTGGTCGGGAGATAATCCTAATAGCTTGGCAG GTCTAACTCTTAGTACTCCTGGAGATCTGGCGATCAGTCTTGGAACCAGTGACACG GTATTTGGGATTACCAAAGAACTTCAACCCAGTCTTGAGGGTCATGTGTTACCTAATCCTGTGGACCCTGAGAGTTATATGGTGATGTTGGTTTACAAGAATGCTTCTCTCACCCGGGAAG AAATTCGTGACCGTTGTGCTGAGGGATCTTGGGATGTTTTTAATAAGTATTTGCAGCAAACACAGCCACTAAACA ATGGGAAACTCGGCTTCTACTACACTGAAAATGAAATTCTGCCCCCACTTCCCG TTGGCTCTCATCGTTACATTCTTGAGAACTTCTCTGGTGAGTCTCTTGAGGGTGTGAAGGAACAAGAGGTCGGTGAGTTCGACCCTCCCTCAGAG GGCATTGATTGA
- the XK-2 gene encoding xylulose kinase-2 (xylulose kinase-2 (XK-2); FUNCTIONS IN: xylulokinase activity; INVOLVED IN: xylulose metabolic process; LOCATED IN: cytosol; EXPRESSED IN: 23 plant structures; EXPRESSED DURING: 13 growth stages; CONTAINS InterPro DOMAIN/s: Carbohydrate kinase, FGGY (InterPro:IPR000577), Carbohydrate kinase, FGGY, N-terminal (InterPro:IPR018484), Carbohydrate kinase, FGGY, C-terminal (InterPro:IPR018485); Has 1807 Blast hits to 1807 proteins in 277 species: Archae - 0; Bacteria - 0; Metazoa - 736; Fungi - 347; Plants - 385; Viruses - 0; Other Eukaryotes - 339 (source: NCBI BLink).) — MADLSLPPDSLFLGFDSSTQSMKATVLDSNLNIIKTELVHFDSDLPQYKTKDGVYRDTTVNGRIVSPTLMWVEAFDLILQKLSNANFDFAKVIAVSGSGQQHGSVYWSKGSSEVLRSLDSKRSLKEQLENAFSVKESPIWMDSSTTLQCKEIENAVGGAMELSKITGSRAYERFTGPQIRKLFMTQGEVYKSTERISLVSSFMASLLVGDYACIDETDAAGMNLMDIEKRCWSKAALEATATGLEEKLGKLAPAYATAGSISQYFVQRFGFEKNCVVVQWSGDNPNSLAGLTLSTPGDLAISLGTSDTVFGITKELQPSLEGHVLPNPVDPESYMVMLVYKNASLTREEIRDRCAEGSWDVFNKYLQQTQPLNNGKLGFYYTENEILPPLPVGSHRYILENFSGESLEGVKEQEVGEFDPPSEVRALIEGQFLSKRAHTERFGMPSPPLRIIATGGASANENILSLISAIFGCDVYTVQRPDSASLGAALRAAHGWLCNKKGSFVPISNLYEGKLETTSLNCKLKVKAGDANIASTYGLLMKKRMEIENKLVEKLGHF; from the exons ATGGCggatctctctcttcctcccGATTCCCTCTTCCTCGGCTTCGACAGCTCTACCCA GTCAATGAAAGCAACTGTGTTGGATTCGAACCTGAACATTATCAAAACCGAACTCGTTCATTTCGATTCTGATCTTCCtcaatacaaaaccaaagacgGGGTTTACAGAGACACTACTGTAAACGGAAGAATCGTATCTCCAACTCTCATGTGGGTCGAAGCATTTGATCTCATTCTCCAGAAGCTCTCTAACGCCAATTTCGATTTCGCCAAAGTTATCGCTGTTTCAGGCAGCGGGCAACAACACGGTAGTGTGTATTGGTCAAAAGGTAGTTCTGAGGTATTGAGATCATTGGATTCAAAGAGATCATTGAAAGAACAACTCGAAAACGCTTTTTCGGTTAAGGAATCTCCTATATGGATGGATAGTAGTACTACATTGCAATGTAAAGAGATTGAGAATGCTGTTGGTGGAGCTATGGAGTTGTCGAAGATCACTGGCTCTCGTGCTTATGAGCGGTTTACTGGTCCGCAGATACGGAAGCTTTTTATGACTCAGGGGGAGGTGTATAAGAGCACGGAGAGGATTTCGCTTGTTAGCTCTTTTATGGCGTCTTTGTTGGTTGGAGATTATGCTTGTATTGATGAAACTGATGCTGCTGGGATGAATTTGATGGATATTGAGAAACGTTGTTGGTCTAAAGCTGCGTTAGAG GCTACAGCGACAGGTTTGGAGGAGAAACTTGGGAAGTTAGCTCCAGCTTATGCTACTGCTGGTTCTATTTCTCAGTATTTTGTTCAGAG GTTCGGTTTTGAAAAGAACTGTGTGGTTGTGCAGTGGTCGGGAGATAATCCTAATAGCTTGGCAG GTCTAACTCTTAGTACTCCTGGAGATCTGGCGATCAGTCTTGGAACCAGTGACACG GTATTTGGGATTACCAAAGAACTTCAACCCAGTCTTGAGGGTCATGTGTTACCTAATCCTGTGGACCCTGAGAGTTATATGGTGATGTTGGTTTACAAGAATGCTTCTCTCACCCGGGAAG AAATTCGTGACCGTTGTGCTGAGGGATCTTGGGATGTTTTTAATAAGTATTTGCAGCAAACACAGCCACTAAACA ATGGGAAACTCGGCTTCTACTACACTGAAAATGAAATTCTGCCCCCACTTCCCG TTGGCTCTCATCGTTACATTCTTGAGAACTTCTCTGGTGAGTCTCTTGAGGGTGTGAAGGAACAAGAGGTCGGTGAGTTCGACCCTCCCTCAGAG GTTAGGGCATTGATTGAAGGTCAGTTTCTTTCAAAGCGGGCTCATACTGAGAGATTTGGTATGCCCTCCCCTCCCCTCCGAATAATAGCAACCGGAGGTGCATCTGCTAACGAGAATATCTTGAGTCTGATCTCAGCAATCTTCGGATGTGATGTATATACTGTCCAAAGGCCTG ATTCAGCATCACTTGGAGCTGCACTAAGAGCTGCTCATGGCTGGCTCTGCAACAAAAAAGGAAGCTTTGTACCAATCTCAAATCTCTACGAAGGGAAATTGGAAACAACATCTCTGAACTGCAAGCTCAAGGTAAAAGCAGGAGACGCGAACATTGCTTCCACCTATGgtttgttgatgaagaagaggatggAAATAGAGAACAAGCTTGTGGAGAAGTTAGGCCACttctga
- the XIP1 gene encoding Leucine-rich repeat transmembrane protein kinase family protein (Leucine-rich repeat transmembrane protein kinase family protein; FUNCTIONS IN: kinase activity; INVOLVED IN: protein amino acid phosphorylation; LOCATED IN: endomembrane system; EXPRESSED IN: 20 plant structures; EXPRESSED DURING: 10 growth stages; CONTAINS InterPro DOMAIN/s: Protein kinase, ATP binding site (InterPro:IPR017441), Protein kinase, catalytic domain (InterPro:IPR000719), Leucine-rich repeat-containing N-terminal domain, type 2 (InterPro:IPR013210), Leucine-rich repeat (InterPro:IPR001611), Serine/threonine-protein kinase-like domain (InterPro:IPR017442), Protein kinase-like domain (InterPro:IPR011009), Serine/threonine-protein kinase, active site (InterPro:IPR008271); BEST Arabidopsis thaliana protein match is: Leucine-rich receptor-like protein kinase family protein (TAIR:AT1G09970.1); Has 1807 Blast hits to 1807 proteins in 277 species: Archae - 0; Bacteria - 0; Metazoa - 736; Fungi - 347; Plants - 385; Viruses - 0; Other Eukaryotes - 339 (source: NCBI BLink).), whose product MRLKNFPFFVLFFFFCFNSNQSWGLMSSNQQPQFFKLMKNSLFGDALSTWNVYDVGTNYCNFTGVRCDGQGLVTDLDLSGLSLSGIFPDGVCSYFPNLRVLRLSHNHLNKSSSFLNTIPNCSLLRDLNMSSVYLKGTLPDFSQMKSLRVIDMSWNHFTGSFPLSIFNLTDLEYLNFNENPELDLWTLPDSVSKLTKLTHMLLMTCMLHGNIPRSIGNLTSLVDLELSGNFLSGEIPKEIGNLSNLRQLELYYNYHLTGSIPEEIGNLKNLTDIDISVSRLTGSIPDSICSLPNLRVLQLYNNSLTGEIPKSLGNSKTLKILSLYDNYLTGELPPNLGSSSPMIALDVSENRLSGPLPAHVCKSGKLLYFLVLQNRFTGSIPETYGSCKTLIRFRVASNRLVGTIPQGVMSLPHVSIIDLAYNSLSGPIPNAIGNAWNLSELFMQSNRISGVIPHELSHSTNLVKLDLSNNQLSGPIPSEVGRLRKLNLLVLQGNHLDSSIPDSLSNLKSLNVLDLSSNLLTGRIPENLSELLPTSINFSSNRLSGPIPVSLIRGGLVESFSDNPNLCIPPTAGSSDLKFPMCQEPHGKKKLSSIWAILVSVFILVLGVIMFYLRQRMSKNRAVIEQDETLASSFFSYDVKSFHRISFDQREILESLVDKNIVGHGGSGTVYRVELKSGEVVAVKKLWSQSNKDSASEDKMHLNKELKTEVETLGSIRHKNIVKLFSYFSSLDCSLLVYEYMPNGNLWDALHKGFVHLEWRTRHQIAVGVAQGLAYLHHDLSPPIIHRDIKSTNILLDVNYQPKVADFGIAKVLQARGKDSTTTVMAGTYGYLAPEYAYSSKATIKCDVYSFGVVLMELITGKKPVDSCFGENKNIVNWVSTKIDTKEGLIETLDKRLSESSKADMINALRVAIRCTSRTPTIRPTMNEVVQLLIDATPQGGPDMTSKPTTKIKDSIVSDHLTQTRL is encoded by the exons ATGCGTCTCAAAAATTTCCccttttttgttctcttcttcttcttttgcttcaaCAGCAATCAATCATGGGGCTTGATGAGTTCGAACCAACAACCTCAATTCTTCAAACTTATGAAGAACTCTCTCTTCGGCGACGCTTTGTCCACTTGGAATGTCTATGACGTTGGTACCAACTACTGTAACTTCACCGGCGTAAGATGTGACGGTCAAGGGCTAGTCACCGATCTTGATCTTTCCGGTTTGTCACTCTCCGGGATTTTCCCTGATGGGGTTTGCTCTTACTTCCCAAACCTCCGTGTACTTCGTCTCTCTCACAACCATCTCAACAAAAGTAGCAGCTTCCTCAACACCATCCCTAATTGTTCTCTGCTTCGAGACCTAAACATGAGCTCTGTATATCTCAAAGGAACTCTCCCTGATTTCTCACAGATGAAATCTTTAAGAGTCATCGACATGTCTTGGAACCACTTCACCGGTAGCTTCCCTCTCTCTATCTTCAATCTCACTGACTTAGAGTATCTCAATTTCAATGAGAATCCAGAGCTTGATCTATGGACTCTACCGGATTCTGTCTCTAAGCTGACAAAGCTCACACACATGCTCTTGATGACGTGTATGCTCCATGGTAATATCCCAAGATCCATTGGGAACTTGACTTCTCTTGTTGATCTTGAACTTAGCGGAAACTTCCTCTCCGGTGAGATTCCAAAAGAAATAGGGAACCTTTCCAACCTAAGGCAGCTTGAGCTTTACTATAACTATCACTTAACCGGGAGTATACCGGAGGAAATCGGTAATCTCAAGAATCTTACGGATATCGATATCTCGGTAAGTAGGTTAACCGGAAGCATACCGGATTCAATCTGCAGTCTACCAAACCTCCGAGTGCTTCAGCTCTACAACAACAGCTTAACAGGTGAGATTCCTAAGTCACTTGGCAATTCAAAAACCTTGAAGATCTTGTCTCTCTACGACAACTACTTAACCGGTGAACTCCCGCCAAATCTCGGTTCTTCCTCGCCTATGATCGCTCTTGATGTCTCCGAAAACCGCCTTTCTGGTCCTCTTCCGGCTCACGTTTGCAAATCCGGTAAGCTTTTGTACTTTCTTGTACTACAAAACCGGTTCACTGGTTCGATCCCTGAGACTTATGGGAGCTGCAAGACCCTCATACGGTTCCGTGTTGCGAGCAACCGCCTTGTTGGAACCATACCTCAAGGAGTTATGTCTCTGCCTCATGTCTCCATCATCGACTTGGCTTACAACTCCTTGTCTGGTCCAATACCTAATGCGATCGGAAACGCTTGGAATTTGTCAGAGCTGTTTATGCAGAGTAACAGAATCTCCGGTGTTATACCTCATGAGCTCTCTCACTCCACCAATCTTGTGAAGCTTGACCTCAGCAACAATCAACTGTCTGGTCCAATACCTTCAGAAGTCGGAAGACTTAGGAAACTGAACTTACTTGTACTGCAAGGCAACCACCTCGATTCTTCTATACCTGATTCACTTTCTAATCTCAAATCTCTCAACGTTCTTGATCTGTCCAGTAATCTCCTCACTGGAAGAATACCTGAAAACCTCTCCGAGTTGCTCCCAACCTCGATTAATTTCTCCAGCAACCGGCTCTCTGGTCCTATCCCCGTCTCATTGATAAGAGGAGGTCTTGTAGAAAGCTTTTCGGATAACCCTAATCTCTGTATTCCACCAACTGCTGGTTCATCAGATTTGAAGTTTCCGATGTGTCAAGAGCCTCACGGCAAGAAGAAGTTGAGCTCCATCTGGGCAATACTTGTCTCAGTTTTCATCCTAGTCCTAGGGGTCATCATGTTTTACTTGAGACAACGGATGAGTAAAAACAGAGCAGTGATAGAGCAAGACGAGACCTTAgcgtcttctttcttctcctacGACGTCAAGAGTTTCCACCGCATAAGTTTCGACCAAAGGGAGATTCTTGAATCTCTTGTGGACAAGAACATCGTAGGTCATGGTGGTTCGGGTACTGTCTATAGAGTAGAGCTTAAATCCGGTGAAGTAGTTGCGGTGAAGAAACTATGGAGCCAAAGCAACAAAGACTCAGCTTCTGAAGACAAAATGCATTTGAACAAGGAGTTGAAAACCGAAGTTGAGACCCTCGGGAGCATTCGCCATAAGAACATTGTGAAACTCTTCAGCTATTTCTCAAGTTTGGATTGTAGTCTTTTGGTATATGAGTACATGCCTAATGGTAACTTATGGGACGCTCTTCACAAAGGCTTTGTTCATCTTGAGTGGCGTACTCGTCATCAAATCGCGGTTGGAGTAGCTCAAGGATTGGCTTACCTTCACCATGATCTCTCCCCACCAATCATTCATCGCGATATCAAATCGACAAACATCTTGTTGGATGTTAACTATCAGCCTAAAGTTGCGGACTTTGGCATTGCAAAGGTGTTACAAGCTAGAGGCAAAGATTCAACCACAACCGTTATGGCTGGCACCTATGGTTACTTGGCCCCAG AATATGCGTACTCGTCCAAAGCAACGATCAAATGCGACGTGTACAGTTTCGGGGTTGTGTTGATGGAGCTGATCACGGGGAAGAAACCGGTGGATTCGTGTTTCGGggagaacaaaaacatagtGAACTGGGTGTCAACAAAGATTGACACAAAAGAAGGATTGATTGAGACACTAGACAAGAGATTATCAGAATCATCGAAAGCAGACATGATCAACGCCTTGCGTGTGGCTATCCGCTGTACAAGTAGAACTCCAACAATCCGTCCTACCATGAACGAAGTTGTTCAGCTTCTGATCGACGCAACGCCTCAAGGAGGACCCGACATGACCTCCAAACCTACGACCAAGATTAAGGATTCAATAGTGTCAGATCATCTCACGCAAACAAGACTCTAG